attctgacattttttccccaacacTTCATAAAACATGATCCATTCAcactgacaacagaaataaaacagcaTGAGATTACTTACTTGTATTTGATGAGACGACCTCCCTGGATTAGCTGGGCCGACTCATTGGTCAAATGGCAAGCAAACAGTAGCCAGTTGCGTGGCTGCACCTTGTAAGCAAACCTCATGAAGAGAATTGAGTAGCAGCACAGAGCTGAGAAGAGGGAGAAAACACACAGGCTTATTACAGAGCCACTGTCTTCTTTACCATCTTCTACTGCTACACTTACTCCCCTAGACTTAATGttcacaaaaaataataaataaatgaagcatCTACCATGTTTTCTGAGGCCCCTTTCAGGCCAAAGTAAAAACTCATTCAGAATGTGATGCAGAAAAAGGGCAGCCACAGAAAATATCCAAAATGACCTGACAAGAACTGCAGTTGTAGTTTACTTATAGGAATTTTTCATTTCTAAGTAACCTTCAGATAAAGTACAAGATACAATCCTAACCCTAACAAGCTTAACGAGAAAAGGATGGGGGTATTGTCTGTGCCCTGCATGCGTAGATCGGGGCTTATCAGTGCATGCGTCTGTGTGACTTACCGAAGGTCATCCTGCCACTGATAATCTCAGGGCTCTTCTTCATATCTGTGATGGCGGCTATTGGAAGACCCCAGTTTGCTACCGGACCCCAGAAATGCTGTACGGACACACACAAAGGGACAAAACATTGTTAGGACCACAGACTGGACATGTATCTTTAGCTGGCTGTACAAAAGAACAGAACTACATGTGAATACTTTAGAGTAAAATCTGTATTGTGACTCCCATTATTAAAAGTAGTGATGTTAAAAATACATAGGAGAAAACCAGGACAGTAAAGATTTGAAAATGATACATTCATATGAGGTACGAGACAATCGGAAAGATTGACATAAATCAGCAGGCAGTCACAGATGAAGAGAGACACAGATAGAAACAGCTATGTTGAAAGAGAGAAACCATGAGTACTTACCGTGCTGTTGacgtgttttatttttcagggcCACATGGAAGAGAAAAGAACATAAATACAGATAAGTCATACTGATGTGCGTGAGCTGCTGCCACCTAAAAAAGGTCATGGGTCTGTCTCAAGCCTGATGAAGTCACAAATGACAATAGAACTTGAACTGAATAAAGAGCCCAGGTCCTGCAGGGCTAAACTGGGATATTATGAATAAGGTAACATTTTATTACCTGGACGAAAATATTTAACCACACTCACAGTCAACTGTCGATCATTACATTCATAACAAAAGGTAAAGGTTAACTTATTGATTTTCTGCACAGTGACAAAACACACCACCAAAATTGTCAGAAAGCCAACTAAACCAGAGAAAGGGCCAAAGGCCGTACATAATGTGTGCCTAGCACACATCTACAGCACACGTTTGACTTTCTACTGGATTTTCAAGACCGTCCACACAAAACTCTTCAAAAAACTAACCTAGAGATAAGCATCTTTATCTGTGACGAATGTAAACAAAGATGGCTTCTTGCATCACTAGTCTGTACACTGAATTTCAAGCAGGCTGCTGCTCTGTGGCAAGTGCACACACCCCACCTGGACATCATGTACACATTAACCAACGTTTTGACAACATGacaaaaagtaataaaagtaaTCCTCCCTGCTTGCCTTTGTCCCCAAAGCCATATTTATCACTGGCCTCAGCCTTAAAGCAGTACACAGTTAAACACTGTTGTTAGTGGCACATTTGTTGTTTCCCTGCGATCCTATTAGGGCCTCTCACAGGTTACGACCCACTTTCGAGCTTTGCTGATTGGGTTTTAAGGGGGGTGTTTCTGTATCATATTACTGCATGTCCATCACATTAATTTAAATTAGGATAGATTTAAAAAACGAGTTCACCCACAGTCTTCTCTCGATTTACAGCCAAGCTCATAAACTGGAGGAACAAGTTAACTGAGCTCTTCTTACCAATGTTACAGACAGCACAATTGTCCTTGAAAACTAGCTGAGAACCGAGAGAAACGTTGCCAATGTAACATATAGTAACACCTAAATCGTTTAAAATAGTCATGAACTTTATTAAAACGTCTGAACAGATCCAGTAAGTTTAGACAGCTGTTTAACATTAGGTAACGCTACCGTACCGAGCTGTAAATCACCCGCCAGCCGACAAGCTAACGTCACTTTAGCATGCGTgctaatataaataaaacagcTTCCATTAACTTACCTCATCAAATATTCCCTGAACTCTTTGCTCTTCAGGTGGTCGATAGCTTTCCGTGCAAGTGTCCCCGCCATGGTTTAACGCTACGtaggtgtgtgttttggctgagAAGAGCACTCTTTCTCTGGTGAAGGGCGACTGAGAGCTCAGCTCAGAGGACGACCCGGCCCGATTTCCGACCACAACATTGGCGCTTTACGACACTGTCGCAAACACGCGGCGCGACCGGTTTGGAGCCTGCAGTCCATGAGCTTGCCATAGATGggatttatacagtctatggatgGGACAGATGTGTTTCTCGCCTAGGTGAGGATCTGATtctgacaacaaaaaaagacaaggaaATGTGGATGGAAAAGAAATCCACAGCGGAGCAGGGTGAAGACAGGTAATTTTGGACAGCAGGTAAAATGAGACAAATAAGGGTTTACATCTTAGGCTCTTTAAATAGCTTTTATTAGCAGCCAATaaggtatactgtgatataaaagttgacccTTATCATACATCTGCTTATCTacaatatttgaaaaaaaatgcaactggatggaGCATCTCCCTTTTATTTGagttattttcaaaggggagacttttacacatacttccattaacaaaatggtttcaagtttcaattatagtgctaaaatgtttgttaaaccaaaaataacccttccatGTTTAtgcctttaagggtcattctgactgataataatgtaaattctgtaatactgtgatactgtGACACTGGGATatttttctgagatggttatcgaactgtgaaaatctcatagcATTGCAACCCCAGCAGCCAATCACCAAACATGTTGTTGCATTGTTAATACAAATGTGCTAtcatcccaggagggagccctttgcatgttctccccgtgttagcgtgggttttctccaggtgctccagcttcctcccacagtccaaagacatgcaggttaattggtgactctaaattgtccgtaggtgtgaatgtgagtgtgaatggttgtctgtctctatgtgtcagccctgcgatagtctagcgacctgtccagggtgtaccccgcctcgtCTGTCCCATTGTACGTCAGAGTATGTCATCAGAGTGAGGCAGGGTCGGTTTGTCTTTTTCAAGTGcttatatagcaaatggcatcTTTTAACACATATTTCCAAGGTGACAGTCTCTctcataagggcccattctctGCCCAACATATTGctggagggcccactctctctgtgATTTGATAGAGATATTTACAGATGTAACTTAGACTCTTTAAACTGTTCCTTATTGGAGGGGCTAGAAGCATTATTAACTCCCTCACAAATAAATAACCTTCAGCCAAGACTCTTTTTGGGAGGAGACTTCATTTATCATATGGTCACACCAATCGGACAGACACCCCTCAAGATCCAAGGATGGAGTGAACAACCTTATTCACCTTTACAGTTGCTCAAACTTACTGGACATGGAGATTTTGCAACCAGTCTAATGGAGCAACAAAACTTTATCTCAGTTTTTAAAGGACTTTTGGCTCATTTCAACAGATATGGAAATACAGGTCACAGAAGTTGATGCAGCACTGCCATGACGTGTCCTCTTATTCCAGTGTGATCTTTCCTGAGTAGTATATTTTGAATATTGAGGAAGACACAGAGTTGTTGTCTGAGTAGAGTACTTACAACAACACAATCATATCttccaaaacattcaaaacttACAGTCGGGGCGTTGGttgcttagtggtagagcaggcgccccatgtacaaggctatTGCCGCAGCGGttcgggtttgactccagcctgtggccctttgctgcatgtcactccctgtcacgcttgtctgtcctatccattaaaggctaaaattgcccccaaaaatatcttaaaaaaaaaacaacttacagTCACCATTAGTtgtttttaaacacagttttatcccttgaaaaatggaaaaaaggaaaGTTAGTTGGCAAATTATTAATCAACATGTAAGGGGTGATATGATTGAGCTTTTTTCCTCTTGGCATAAGACAAAACACATGTACAGGGAATGTCAGACTTGTCCATCAAACTTATAAAATTAGTTTGAAATATAAGATTTAAACAAACCCTTGAAAACCATGCTTTGTCCAGGTTACGAATATCACAAGgctgttctgttttattttattttcattttcacctGCTTGGGAAAGAGGACAAGACAgtcaacaaaaatgacaaattatGAATTAAATACATCCTGTTTGAGAGCTATCATACAACAAACTGTCTTACATATGCAGTATATGGCTTCTTTAAGTGTTAGATCTACAGTTAAGTCATAAAATGGCCGATACATCACTCGTAACAAAATTTAACTTGGTTTCATTGTGGAAAAACTACACAATAAGAATATGATACTGTAGAGTGACCTCATAGTGTTGATGGTGAGTTGGCAGAAACCTGCAGACAAGCAGAAGCCACTATTATTAGTATAGTGTCACCTACAGTATACACATGACAGCATGCTGACTGCTTTTTCCAATGCAGTGCAACAGTCTCAGAATACAGCCCATTGCATTTCATTGCATCTAAATTAATGGTTAAGCTCCATCTATAAATGTTACTCTAACCCAATGAGCTAAAAATGACAACTACTCAGAGGGAGACTGATCATTGGAGGAACGTGCTGATCCCTCTGTTGTGCACACCTTTTGCTCATGCTGATATTCACACATAATGCTGAGCAGATTCTCACTCCTGCatgattttattaaaaataccaaacagttttttttttttttggcttttagtGATATTCCAATATACATTTTTTCAATTCAACAggcacactaacacacacacctctttgtTATAGCTCACTTACCACtcctcagtgtctgtgtgtatccTATTGGATTTCTGGATACCTGCCCATGTAATCTTCTCTCTGTCAGTCCCCTACCACCCGAGCAGTCCGGCGTTGTGTCCTTTATAGAGCAGCTCAGTGACAAGTGGCCCGCCAGTATCTTGACGTCATAAACCATAAGAGCCCTGAATGCTACTATAGTGAATTCTCTCACTCTATCTTCACGGGTGTGAGTCCAGCTGCTGTGTGAAATTTAGGTGTCCTTATCGATCCATGTTTCCTGTTATCACACTTCACTTCATTTAGCCTACAATACAATGTTCTCTGATCAAATACTCATCGCTGAGAGCCGTTGAGAGGATTTAAGTTCTCACAAACCCAGCTCGAAACAGTAGGTTGTCACAAAATTTCACACCCAACTATTGATTTGCCTTTACCAATCATCACCTAGGTTTTGTCCTGTGGGTAGGCATGTTCAGACACAAACGGATGTGTAGTGCTTACAGCTGAGATTGAGTGACATACCGCACCATGATGCTGTAACGACTAGAGAAACCACAAGCACAAAGGACTCAGAGACAGGAACTTGGGACAAAAAACAGTCTTTACCTGCCAAAAAAGGTTCAGTGTACAGGTAAACACTCTGAAGAACAGGCAGACAAATGTGGCATAGAGAAAATGAGGTAAGATTAACAAgcagaaatgtatttaaaaaaaaaaggaaacagaaacacaacaccGGCAGAAGTGCTGGAACTAGATAGAACTTGCACTGAGAGAGGGAAACATGAAGTATAAATACACTAGGGAGAAAAGGATAATGAAGGACAGGCAAAACTAACCAGGGCAGGAgatcacacaaaacacacaagtacAGAAAGTGAAGTACTGAGAAGAGACgaataaaccaaaataaaacaggaactGATGTGTGAATCATGGCGTGAGGGTCCAATGTCCtgtagtgggacctgtgctcacagcccagcaccatgcagctcgactggcatttgccagagaacatCAGAATTGGCAGGTTCTCCACTGGCGCTCTACTTCATAACCACAGTAGTTCTGTCAAGGAAAGCAGCTAATATGCCTATTTGGAAATTAATACAGCTAAGTGTATTTCCGTGTATGACCCCGAATAGTAGCAATGGGTGTGTTTTTGAGGGGCGGATTTATTGATTTGGGGGCCCAGCCAAACATAGCCTTCATtcttcattcattctttttctgAAGTAGAACTATTAACTATTATATCATAGGCCCATACATGCACAGAGGACACTCTATGAAATATTGTTATATTGATTATATTATGAATATTATCATTTATCCAAATGCATTTTATTCATGTGCAATAGCGAGGTATGTCATAATGTTTATTGTAGGCTATATTAGCGATGCATGGACTGCAGCTACACACACTGAAGTGATCCCATCGTGGCAGAAACATTAAGTGTGTCTCCCCATTAAGAGAGATGCAGCATGAATTTATGCACAGAGCACAGCAGCGTAACCTCATTGATTATTCACATTTCAAGTCCAGACTTGACAACAGGACTGGTCAGAATCTAATTTAATGAATGTTCTGTGTTCTCCTACACATCCAaaagacccacacacacacacagtgcagcgGGCTGGGTGCCAAGTTGAAGTGACTGAGGGGGCTGTAGCTTCACTCTAATGGATACTCAGTATTAATATTTGTGGGCATGATATTTAGTGACACTAGTAGTTATGTTTGAGGCCTATGATAAATTAGAGTGTGCAGCATGCCCTCTCTTGGAGCAGCAGGGGGCAGTGTAGCACTGGGGTTTGAAAATGCACTTAAACACAGATTTTCTTTTGCAGGATCAAAagatataaacacaacaataaat
The Epinephelus lanceolatus isolate andai-2023 chromosome 2, ASM4190304v1, whole genome shotgun sequence DNA segment above includes these coding regions:
- the mpc1 gene encoding mitochondrial pyruvate carrier 1: MKKSPEIISGRMTFALCCYSILFMRFAYKVQPRNWLLFACHLTNESAQLIQGGRLIKYNMEKKMKS